A stretch of DNA from Paenibacillus albus:
CGTACAGAGACGTCCCGATCGGGAGGCGTCTTTTTTGCTGTGCGTGCATGGTGATGGGGCTTATCGACTAAGGCAGCGATCGACAAATGAGACAAGCGGACGATATGTCAGGTAGGCTTGCGAACGTACAATTGTTGAAGGGCTATAGAGCCTTCAGCATGAACGAACGCATCCATTACTTGAGGAGGAAGTCAAACAACATGAAAAAGATTACAGCATCGTTACTAGTCTTTATTTTAACCGCTTTGCTTGTTATTCCGGCCGCCATGGCTGCACAAGGGACATCGCCGGTCGTCGGTGAGCTCCAGTCCAGCGCAAGCTTCCGCAGTCAGCCGTCCACATCGTCCACCGTCTATAAGTATTTTAAGAAAGGCGAGAACGTCGTCATTCTTGAAGAAACGAACGCATACTGGTACAAAGTGCAGGACGTGTATGGAAAGATCGGTTATGTCTCCTCCTCGGACAAGTATATTGATATTATCTATAACGCAACCATTGCAGCTTCGGTAAACTTCCGCACATCGGCATCGACAGACGGCTCCAAGATTCGTCTCTTGAACAAAGGCGAGTCGGTGTTGATTACAGGTAAACCAAGCAGCGCATGGTATGCGGTAACAGATTCGACTGGCAAGAAGGGTTACGTCAGCACGCAAGAACAATACATAACGACTGGCCCGGCATTCTCGATGCCAACTGGCACAGTTAGCGCACCGTCGACACCATCGACGCCTGCAGCACCAACGCAGTCCGCAACTATTGAAAAAATCATCGCTGCGGGCATGAAATACTGGGGCACGCCCTACGAGTTTGGTTCCGACCGCGACACGACAACGACATTCGATTGCTCCGACTTCGTTCGTACAGCTTTCCGTGAGGGGGCGAGCGTTACACTGCCTTCGGATTCCCGTAAACAAGGCGACTACGTGAAGGCTAAAGGCTCCGTGAAGACGGACTGGCACCAATTGAAGCGCGGCGACCTCATGTTCTTCATGGACTACAAGGGAGCGAAAGCTTCGTCATATGCAGGCATCAATAAAGCGACTGAGACGATTACGCATGTCGGCATCTACCTCGGCAATGGCCAAATTCTGCATACCTACTCCACAGAATCCGGCGGCGTTCGCACAAGCGACATCGCAGGCACGCAGTGGGATTACCGCTTCTTGTTCGGCGGCAGCGCGCTGTAAAATAGGATTCGAAGAGAGAGAGCCTCATTTCCACAATAAGTGGAAGTGAGGCTCTTTATTATTGAAGCTGTGTCCGCAGCTGTTTTTTGTCCAGCTTATCTACGGCCGTCCGTGGCAATGCATCTAGGATGAACAGCTGCGTGGGCCACTTGTGCTGTGCAAGATATGCTTCGCAATGCGCTTGCAGCTGTTCCAAGTCCAAGGCGCCTCCATCCTGCAAAACAACGCAAGCGACGAGCTGCTCACCTTCGAGAGGGAGCGGGAGTCCGACCACCGCCGCATCGATAACCATCGCATGTGCGGAGATCACTTGCTCCACTTCAGAGCAGTAGACATTGGAGCCGCCTATGATAACCATGTCCTTCAATCGGTCCAATATATAGAGGTATCCGTCTGTATCCAGATATCCGATATCTCCAGTTCGTATCCAGCCTTCCAGCATAGCATCGTTGGAAGCCTCCGGATTGCCCCAATACCCTAACATTATCTGCGCACCGCGAACAACAATTTCACCCGGGATGTTGGCGGCTGCTTCAACACCGTCCTCGCTCATGATCCGCACTTCCAAGGCATTCTCCCCTTGGATACCGAGATCGGCAGGGCGGCCTACGGATCGCAGACGGGCGGGATCGTTCAGATGATGTGCCGGAAATAATCGGCTGATCGACATGCCGCATTCCGCTTGCGAGTAGTTGTTGACGATCATGGCTTTTGGGAACTGAGCCATCGCGCCTTGCAGCGTTTCCGGTGCAATGTTAGATCCTCCACAGCCGATGACTTTAAGGCTTGATGTATTCCGGCCGGTCGCAGCTGCTTCGCGTGTGAAATCACGAAGCAGCTTGCCGACTGTACTAAGAACAGTAATCCGGTCTCGTTCGACTGCCTCTAGGATGTTGTGCACATCGGCGGGATAATCGTCCAGAAAGACCAGACATCCGCCAGCTGCCATCGTCGCCCACAATTGAAACTGTCCGACAAGGTGCGAGATGTTAAGGACGAGCACTCGTCGTTCTTGGTCATATCCGAACCCGGCAGAGGGAGTGAACTGATTCCAAGCCGACATGCCGCGATGCGAATGAATGACTCCCTTAGGCTTGCCAGTCGTTCCGCCCGTGTAGATGAGCACGGCTGCATCCTCTTCGCTTCGTTCGCCTGCGCCTGCTGGAGGCAGAGGGGAATCTTTCAGAAGCATTCGCTGCAAAGATAGAGTCGTTAACAGCTTTGGAGGGCTCAAGAGAAGCCGTGCTGCTGCTTGAGAAGTTTCGGCATAACGAGTATCATGTATCAGAATATGTGGCTTCGCATCTTCGAGAATGGCGGCAATTTCGAGTGGTGTCTGCAGCGGAGATGGAACAAATGGAATGGCGCCGATCTGAACCGCCGCGTACAGCAGCGCGACAAGCTGCGGATCAGGCTCCCCTAGAAGAGCAACACGATCACCGGGCCGCAGGCCCTCGTTATACAAGGCACAGCTGAGCTGCTTGGCAAGGCGATGGAGCTCTCTATAGGATACGATTTGATCATGCCGCTCAAGCGCCGGTGCTTCAGGGAATAAGCTTGCTGCGAGCGGAAGTCGTTCGGATAAAAGCATATGATTCACCTCCATAGTGACTTAATCGGGTATGTTAACTCGGATTTATTCGAGCATATCATTTTTGAGGGATGAGGGGTGATTAGACTTTCCAATGAAATCCATTAGTTCAGCTAATAAGCATCAGAAGGAGGCTCATAATGGAATATAGGTATGAGAGAGACAAAGAAAACTATGAGGATTACGCAAGTGGAAGAGTACTCTATAATGCGCATGGAACTACAGCATTTCCCGTAAGGCTGGCGAGCGAGATTATTCAGCGATGCTTTCAAGTGCTTGTGGCCAAAGGAAGCAAAGGTCCATATTCCATCTATGATCCTTGCTGCGGCGGAGCTTATCTGCTCACGGTAGTAGGTTTACTTCATAGCGAACACATTCAATCGATCTATGCTTCCGACATTAATGAAGATGTGCTCGGCATTGCAGAGAAGAATTTATCCTTGCTTTCGGCTGCCGGAATCGACAAACGGAAAGAACAGATTCAAGAATACATAAAGTTGTACAATAAAGCGTCTCATGTTTCGGCTCTTGAAAGTGCTGAACGGCTGAGCCATTTGATTGAGGGTTCAAGTATTGAGAATGTGACCGCGTTCCAGAGTGATATCACTGCTTCTGATTATAATAAAGTGATGCATCATTCAGTGAATATTGTCATAACAGACCTTCCCTATGGCGACATCGTGACTTGGAGAAGCGACAGCCCAGATCCGTTAAACAACTTTTTTGAACATGCCTATGATCTGTTAGAAGGTTCGCACTCCGTATTAGCAGTTATTGCAGATAAGAGTCAGAAGCTCAAACACGAGAAGTTCAGAAGAATCGAATTCGTCAAGATCGGCAAAAGACAGATGGCGATATTCGAGCCTATCATTGCCTCCAATTGAAAGGTTAAGAGAACCCGTTAACGCACCGGCATTGGGTTCTTTTTTGCTTTTGCCGCGAATAAGCGCTTCTGGGTTCGTTAGACGGAGTGACTACAAAGATGCAAAAAAAAAACCGTCACTGCATCAGCTGCAGGACGGCGCGCGAACATTCCATCGGGTTGTATTGTTGATTGCGCTTGTTCATGAGATCCATTCGGTGCTGCACCGACGTATAAGGCTCCTGAATGATTTTGAACCACTTGTCGATCGTCTCGGTGGATTCGAGCATTTCACCGAAGCCGCTTGCAACGAAGTACTCGCAGTTCACTTCTTCTTGCCCTGGGATTGGCTCGTAGAACAGCATGGGGATGCCTTTGCTGAGCCCTTCGGTACAGGTCATGCCGCCTGGCTTCGTGATCAGCAGATCGGACAGATCCATCAGCTTGTTGATCTCTTTTGTAAACCCGAGCACTTTAATGTTTGGGTGCTGGTAGTTCGGATCGGCGAGCATCTTCTCGCGCACCTTGTCATTGTTGCCCACGCAGTAGATGAGCTGGACGGAGTCGCGGTAACGCGTCATATACGATAACAGATCGTCGCTGTACATAATCCCCCAGCCGCCGCCCATAATAAGGACGGTTGGCAGTGCTTTCAGATCAAACTGGGCCTGAAGCTCCGACCGGTCGTACGTCTGCCAGAAATTCGGATGCACAGGTATGCCCGTGACCTGAATTCGGCTTGCCGAGGTGCCGCGTTCGGTTAGCTTGTTCTTTACTTCCACGGTTGATACCAAATATTTGGTCACTTCAGAGCTCGTCCAAGTGCCATGCGCATCATAGTCCGTAATGAGCGTGTAGAGCGGAACGTTAAGTCCAAGCCGCTTCAGCCGCGCTACGACGGCATTCGGAACGGGATGCGTACACACGATAAGATCGGGCTTCAGCTGTGCAATTACCTGCTCCGTATGCTTGTAGAACAAGCGGTGCAATGCGAGCTGAGTAAATCGGTTCAATGATTTCTTATATTGTCTGCGATAAAGCGTACCGAGAAGTTTCGGCTGCTTTGTAACGGTTCTACGGTAGGCGGATACAATTAATGGCCCAATAACCGGATTGAGAAAATTGCCCAGTTCAATCACCCGGGTTTGAATATGAGGATCTAGCGAACGCAGACCGACAGCCAGCGCATAGGCGGCTTGGGTATGGCCGGATCCGAACCCTTCGGATAAGAGCAACACTCGTTTTTTACGCATTTCTTCACCTGCTTCTCTAACCGGATCGACAACTCACAATTATGCTTATACTCAATATTACGATGCATCAATAAACAACACAAGATTGGAATTAGCACTTGCGGTTATCCGGCACCTTAATCTATCCTAAAAAATAGGAGTTTTGTGCTCCTAAAGCAAAAGAATGAGAATGGAGTGGTTAATGATGCAGCAAGAAAAATGGATTCCGGAGATTGGTACAATTGTAGCCTTTACCTATAAATCAGGACAATATGCAGGGGAAGTCATGGAAACAAACGGGCCGCGAGCGCTGCTTAAGGTGCTGGCAGTGCTCAAGCATCCTGAACAAGGGGATCTGCACAACCCGTACAATCCGGATGTGGCGATGTTTCACGAGCGCAGGGCGCTGAGCTACACGGAGAAAACGAATGTCCCTTACGGCGATATCAAACCTTTTCGCAGTGAATTGCCATCGTATAAAGATTCGCTCGACCTTGCAGTGCAAGCGGAGATCGAAGCCGTTGATCGCCTGAAGCGCTGGGCGGAGCGCAGTCTGGAGCAGCTGCAGCAGCTGGGGAAAGAGTACAAGTAAGTAACACTTAAGGAGCTGACATGTATGAGCAAGCAAGTTCTTGCGCGTGAAATTTACGCTGCATCGCGATTGTCGGGGGAGTTCACGCTCCGATCGGGCCAACAATCGGATACGTATTTTGACAAATACATGTTTGAAGCGAATCCTCGTCTGCTTAGCGCGATTGCAGCAGAGCTGTCTCCGTACATTCCCGTTGGCACGCATGTTCTGGCAGGGCTTGAGATGGGGGGCATTGCGATTGCGACAGCGCTATCGTTACATACGAATATTTGTGCTGCTTTTGTCAGGAAGCAGGCGAAGACATACGGTACAAGGAAGATTGCGGAAGGTTGCGAAGTTCGCGGCCAGAACGTATGTATCATCGAAGATGTCGTTACGACAGGCGGGCAGATTCTGCAAAGTGTGAAGGAGCTGCGGGATGCAGGCGCAATTGTGCAGCATGTCGTCTGTGTCATCGAGCGTCACCCGGACGGACGAGCTAATCTGGAGGCAGCAGGGCTGAAGCTGCATGCGCTGCTTACAATGGAAGAGCTAATAAATTCTGCAGAATGACTAAATGACCGCATTGTAATTATGGTCAGTTTTTGATAATATGAGTATCAACGAAGTGAACAAAGGAGGCTGCGGCATCATGGAACAGAAGAAGCCGGTCGATCGCAGGCTGCAGATTGTTGAAGCGGCTGCGAAGTCTTTTGCCATGTTTGGCTACAAAGCGACCACGATGGAGCTGGTGTCCAAAATCGCTGCAGTCGGCAAAGGCACGATCTATACGTTCTTCGCGACGAAGGAAGATCTCTTCAGCGAAATTATCGGTCAGCTCTGCACAGAATTACGAGTGCTTGCTGAACGAGTCATTGACCGGGAACGGAATTTCTTCGATAATTTAGCCGCAGTGCTTTACGAGCTGCTGTTATTCCGCGAGAAGCACGAGCTGATCGTTAAGCTGTCACAGGAGGTACGCGACATCGGCACGCCGATGGCGA
This window harbors:
- a CDS encoding class I adenylate-forming enzyme family protein; the protein is MLLSERLPLAASLFPEAPALERHDQIVSYRELHRLAKQLSCALYNEGLRPGDRVALLGEPDPQLVALLYAAVQIGAIPFVPSPLQTPLEIAAILEDAKPHILIHDTRYAETSQAAARLLLSPPKLLTTLSLQRMLLKDSPLPPAGAGERSEEDAAVLIYTGGTTGKPKGVIHSHRGMSAWNQFTPSAGFGYDQERRVLVLNISHLVGQFQLWATMAAGGCLVFLDDYPADVHNILEAVERDRITVLSTVGKLLRDFTREAAATGRNTSSLKVIGCGGSNIAPETLQGAMAQFPKAMIVNNYSQAECGMSISRLFPAHHLNDPARLRSVGRPADLGIQGENALEVRIMSEDGVEAAANIPGEIVVRGAQIMLGYWGNPEASNDAMLEGWIRTGDIGYLDTDGYLYILDRLKDMVIIGGSNVYCSEVEQVISAHAMVIDAAVVGLPLPLEGEQLVACVVLQDGGALDLEQLQAHCEAYLAQHKWPTQLFILDALPRTAVDKLDKKQLRTQLQ
- the kapB gene encoding sporulation phosphorelay system protein KapB; protein product: MMQQEKWIPEIGTIVAFTYKSGQYAGEVMETNGPRALLKVLAVLKHPEQGDLHNPYNPDVAMFHERRALSYTEKTNVPYGDIKPFRSELPSYKDSLDLAVQAEIEAVDRLKRWAERSLEQLQQLGKEYK
- the pyrE gene encoding orotate phosphoribosyltransferase encodes the protein MSKQVLAREIYAASRLSGEFTLRSGQQSDTYFDKYMFEANPRLLSAIAAELSPYIPVGTHVLAGLEMGGIAIATALSLHTNICAAFVRKQAKTYGTRKIAEGCEVRGQNVCIIEDVVTTGGQILQSVKELRDAGAIVQHVVCVIERHPDGRANLEAAGLKLHALLTMEELINSAE
- a CDS encoding MGDG synthase family glycosyltransferase, which codes for MRKKRVLLLSEGFGSGHTQAAYALAVGLRSLDPHIQTRVIELGNFLNPVIGPLIVSAYRRTVTKQPKLLGTLYRRQYKKSLNRFTQLALHRLFYKHTEQVIAQLKPDLIVCTHPVPNAVVARLKRLGLNVPLYTLITDYDAHGTWTSSEVTKYLVSTVEVKNKLTERGTSASRIQVTGIPVHPNFWQTYDRSELQAQFDLKALPTVLIMGGGWGIMYSDDLLSYMTRYRDSVQLIYCVGNNDKVREKMLADPNYQHPNIKVLGFTKEINKLMDLSDLLITKPGGMTCTEGLSKGIPMLFYEPIPGQEEVNCEYFVASGFGEMLESTETIDKWFKIIQEPYTSVQHRMDLMNKRNQQYNPMECSRAVLQLMQ
- a CDS encoding TetR/AcrR family transcriptional regulator, encoding MEQKKPVDRRLQIVEAAAKSFAMFGYKATTMELVSKIAAVGKGTIYTFFATKEDLFSEIIGQLCTELRVLAERVIDRERNFFDNLAAVLYELLLFREKHELIVKLSQEVRDIGTPMAKDGIAKMETAIHTFIKHEVELAVQKGELRAVNPGLTAFMMLRMYVALGAEWNKHHEPLTREEIADYFTSLLRDGITAN
- a CDS encoding C40 family peptidase translates to MKKITASLLVFILTALLVIPAAMAAQGTSPVVGELQSSASFRSQPSTSSTVYKYFKKGENVVILEETNAYWYKVQDVYGKIGYVSSSDKYIDIIYNATIAASVNFRTSASTDGSKIRLLNKGESVLITGKPSSAWYAVTDSTGKKGYVSTQEQYITTGPAFSMPTGTVSAPSTPSTPAAPTQSATIEKIIAAGMKYWGTPYEFGSDRDTTTTFDCSDFVRTAFREGASVTLPSDSRKQGDYVKAKGSVKTDWHQLKRGDLMFFMDYKGAKASSYAGINKATETITHVGIYLGNGQILHTYSTESGGVRTSDIAGTQWDYRFLFGGSAL